One Fulvia fulva chromosome 8, complete sequence DNA window includes the following coding sequences:
- a CDS encoding putative 3-hydroxyisobutyrate dehydrogenase, mitochondrial, with protein sequence MRTTAASVLRRAATGTTSRRTFTTQSRLQATYGFIGLGRMGYPMAKNLRTKIPESDKLYIHDVNPAILEQFAKEHKGVTIAKHVREVAENSDTVLTVLPEPHHVQNVFQQMLKPPTLLSDAPVTSERLFIDCSTIDPRSSKEVANATHSSGQGKFIDAPMSGGVVGASAGKLTFMIGAPQELVDRATEVLSMMGKRVVHLGPQTSGLKGKLANNYLLALNNIATCEAMNMGVKWGLDAKALADMINTATGKCWPSEVNNPVPGVIEGSPASKGYEGGFGTALMLKDLKLAMQAAMEAEIIPRLGTQAADLYKAVEGDESLKGKDFSVVYRYLGGQDTDKLEGIKA encoded by the exons ATGAGGACGACGGCAGCTTCAGTGCTGCGGAGGGCCGCGACGGGGACCACGAGCAGACGGACATTCACCACGCAGAGCAGGTTGCAGGCGACGTATGGCTTCATTGGTCTTGGACGGATGG GATACCCCATGGCCAAGAACCTCCGAACGAAGATCCCAGAATCCGACAAGCTGTACATACACGATGTCAACCCCGCCATCCTCGAGCAGTTCGCCAAAGAGCACAAAGGCGTCACGATAGCGAAGCATGTGCGAGAAGTCGCTGAGAACTCG GACACAGTCCTCACCGTCCTCCCCGAACCCCACCATGTCCAGAACGTCTTCCAGCAGATGCTCAAACCCCCCACCCTGCTCTCCGACGCCCCAGTGACCAGCGAACGCCTCTTCATCGACTGCTCCACCATCGATCCCCGCAGCTCCAAAGAAGTCGCCAACGCGACCCACTCCAGCGGCCAAGGCAAGTTCATCGACGCGCCCATGTCCGGCGGCGTCGTCGGTGCCTCAGCCGGAAAGCTCACCTTCATGATCGGTGCCCCGCAAGAGCTCGTGGACCGCGCAACAGAAGTCCTCAGCATGATGGGAAAGCGAGTAGTACACCTGGGCCCACAGACAAGTGGCCTGAAGGGCAAGCTGGCAAACAACTACCTCCTCGCCCTGAACAACATTGCAACCTGCGAAGCCATGAATATGGGCGTGAAATGGGGCCTGGACGCAAAAGCATTGGCAGACATGATTAATACCGCGACAGGCAAGTGCTGGCCGAGTGAAGTCAACAATCCTGTCCCGGGTGTGATCGAGGGCTCGCCGGCGAGTAAGGGCTACGAAGGCGGGTTCGGGACTGCGTTGATGTTGAAGGACTTGAAGTTGGCGATGCAGGCTGCCATGGAGGCGGAGATTATCCCCAGACTGGGAACGCAGGCGGCGGATCTATATAAAGCTGTTGAGGGCGATGAGTCGCTGAAGGGGAAGGATTTCTCGGTGGTGTATAGGTATCTTGGCGGACAAGATACTGATAAGTTGGAGGGGATTAAGGCATAG
- a CDS encoding 37S ribosomal protein S19, mitochondrial, which produces MKATSALFSRSVWKGPHIVPLPIIRPKAGERTPPIKTQARSATILPNFVGLIFQVYNGKVYNDVRITEDMVGHKLGEFSATRKRFTYKHSKNK; this is translated from the exons ATGAAGGCGACCAGTGCACTGTTCTCACGCTCAGTGTGGAAAG GACCACACATTGTGCC GCTCCCTATCATACGACCAAAGGCTGGTGAAAGGACGCCTCCAATCAAGACGCAGGCGCGGAGTGCGACGATCCTGCCAAATTTTGTGGGACTCATCTTCCAAGTCTACAACGGCAAGGTCTACAATGATGTGCGGATAACGGAAGATATGGTCGGGCACAAGCTCGGAGAGTTCTCAGC GACGCGGAAGCGCTTCACGTACAAGCATTCCAAGAATAAGTAA